From one Perca flavescens isolate YP-PL-M2 chromosome 4, PFLA_1.0, whole genome shotgun sequence genomic stretch:
- the LOC114554727 gene encoding complement C1q subcomponent subunit C, which yields MLHRCFLTIGALLSLATPLLVAMESCPATGMPGMPGIPGLPGKDGRDGEKGEKGLPGAAWQGNLGPQKGEKGEPGQLGFPGKRGQSGEPGKPGIPGLAGPPGAPGEPGAAGVQQQAAFSVARGTNEYPEKASLIRFTKVITNINNDYDTTTGRFRCRVPGTYYFVYHASLDERLCVLMKLDETLLASFCDHRRLRRQVTSGSLAVYLSRDQEVWLETKDYRGMRGTPAGYSTFSGFLLHPH from the exons ATGCTCCATCGTTGTTTTCTCACAATCGGAGCTCTACTCTCATTGGCCACACCCCTGCTGGTCGCCATGGAGTCCTGCCCGGCAACAGGGATGCCTGGGATGCCAG GTATTCCGGGGCTGCCTGGCAAAGACGGTCGTGatggagagaaaggagagaaaggacTGCCAG GAGCAGCCTGGCAGGGCAACCTCGGCCCTCAGAAGGGAGAGAAGGGGGAACCGGGCCAGTTGGGGTTTCCTGGAAAACGAGGACAGAGCGGTGAACCAGGAAAACCTGGGATCCCAGGACTGGCTGGACCCCCAGGGGCACCAGGAGAACCAGG ggCTGCTGGAGTCCAGCAGCAGGCGGCCTTCAGCGTGGCCAGAGGAACCAATGAATATCCTGAGAAAGCCAGCCTCATTCGGTTCACCAAAGTCATCACCAACATCAACAATGACTACGACACCACTACAGGACGCTTCAG gtgtcGGGTCCCGGGAACGTACTACTTTGTGTACCACGCCTCTTTAGACGAACGACTGTGTGTGCTGATGAAGCTGGACGAAACCCTGCTGGCGTCGTTCTGCGATCATCGCCGCCTCAGGAGACAG GTGACTTCGGGCAGCTTGGCGGTCTACCTGTCCAGGGATCAGGAGGTTTGGCTGGAAACTAAAGACTACAGAGGGATGAGAGGAACACCGGCCGGTTACAGCACGTTCTCCGGCTTCCTGCTGCACCCTCACTGA
- the c1qb gene encoding complement C1q subcomponent subunit B: MAPQWLSCSTAVFLLLVHITAVITQSCGGNPGIPGIPGTHGPNGMDGPKGAMGDPGEAGQPIRGKKGSPGLSGPPGRPGLKGDAGLTGPPGNPGPSGEKGRPFNPSNPSNQQSSIFSYKRVISQAPELDTPMIFNRDILSESDEQPQGLLLPNGTFTCTISGVYFFSYHVSAKSRVGLKLVKNSESHMTLYGTSEGFLVTSGSAVMALEVGDTVSLQATRYNNIVTSQTSTSHTFTSFLIFPSA, encoded by the exons ATG GCCCCCCAGTGGCTGAGCTGCAGTACTGCAGTGTTTCTGCTTTTGGTTCACATCACTGCAGTTATCACACAGTCTTGCGGGGGAAACCCAGGGATCCCTGGGATACCCGGCACCCATGGGCCCAACGGCATGGATGGTCCCAAGGGAGCGATGGGAGACCCTG GTGAGGCAGGTCAGCCAATCAGGGGAAAGAAGGGGTCTCCAGGTCTTTCGGGGCCCCCAGGTCGGCCTGGGCTGAAGGGGGACGCAGGTCTTACGGGGCCTCCCGGTAATCCAGGCCCGTCAGGGGAAAAGGGAAGACCCTTCAACCCTTCCAACCCTTCCAACCAGCAGAGTTCCATCTTCTCCTACAAACGGGTTATATCACAAGCACCAGAATTAGATACCCCCATGATCTTCAACAG AGATATTTTGTCGGAATCGGATGAACAGCCTCAAGGACTATTGCTGCCAAACGGGACGTTCACATGCACCATCAGCGGAGTCTACTTCTTCAGTTATCATGTTTCAGCAAAGAGCAGA GTGGGTCTGAAGCTGGTAAAGAACAGCGAGAGTCACATGACTTTGTATGGCACATCCGAGGGTTTCCTGGTCACCTCCGGCTCGGCAGTCATGGCGCTGGAGGTTGGAGACACGGTCTCGCTGCAGGCAACCAGGTACAACAACATCGTGACGAGCCAGACCAGTACCAGtcacactttcaccagcttcCTGATCTTCCCAAGCGCCTAG